From a single Scylla paramamosain isolate STU-SP2022 chromosome 28, ASM3559412v1, whole genome shotgun sequence genomic region:
- the LOC135114849 gene encoding LOW QUALITY PROTEIN: TATA-binding protein-associated factor 172-like (The sequence of the model RefSeq protein was modified relative to this genomic sequence to represent the inferred CDS: deleted 2 bases in 1 codon) yields the protein MSTRLDRLFVLLENGGSGVTRGAAAQQLGEVVRLHPQELSSLLGRVHGLLTSKSWDVRIAAGLAVEAIVSNVPAWDPSPVPSSGVLGEDTTRVNPPRLSLHAFSIKRVLERGAVLMAADERLFTATQDENTPTDPSMRLAQQQRLVNQRLGLDVAEAVGVDVRGIVSPDDLTSGVEQDGLGVVTGQGKDSVLSIVRKEIKSARLMLSSRELNRARRKAKLMARQKSVDVSECVGEDEPEPKRLCVEDTMVAGGSDDEDRMVVDEGSPGLPDGGCEWPLETFCNTLAADLFSMSWETRHGVATALRHIIRVQGRGAGRAKYHTKQQMENSHQAWLEDMAVRLVCVLALDRFGDFVSDQVVAPVRETCAQTIGSILHLMSEEGVYGVLGLLEEMLCWQGWETRHGGLLGLKYLLAVREDLHTCLLPRIYPHIYRGLLDEMDDVVAVAASCLVPVAASVVEKLKVETVGCLVATLWDALLDIDDLTSSTSSVLMLLARLMAHPVGHGSLKSDLSQLVPRLWPFLYHTSSTVRGSALKTLDTLTACTDCTASTSTNTTTTQPQSSPKITSETCTTTPPEPNAATNNTSTSEQKQTDTTTEVKSDATATDKERTAGDADEPQIKKECEDKSEMCQSSQDTGESPKEVPNANKKECVAVKSENGIKSEECNKDMQPDITENDMSLSGGSEKKVKFEVVTKDEKEKDQERSSAKCNWLHPIIQPLLTHVYQRALLEDAHENLSLVFKIWTQVLRCIPLAQVLPVVCPLVAQWLCLSMTSHKMAMEPSLLLLAHHNKSSEGRKVRIGGEPSERMEAKYYLGGCDQHNDVTEKLRVVTRARCAAARLLGSLSCVVSQPMPGLEYPPAEGPMECYAKLLVAHLASRSALQRFGAGAVSRAWAATQPPHPCPPILQLALQTCLTEVVYYDEIALSFTRLQQETQDFMAMLRHYKLPLDPALSAAPVLTLEQIQTLSGQTALNLFSMGRLRPKVLATLEERRKAIQSSVSQTSSDQLTLATTTQAIIAGAVVQFEALPAKLNPVIKPLMDSIKKEKNEQLQGVSAEDLTCLLEMCATRSSGPNPKIVKNLANFLCVDQEYTPRVMESESQDTDHQHHIFSLSSQLKSTERQLLRRSSSLSGRPPWPSPRPVQRRRMQLTCQRPFWRMSSSMQQRQRRGCTLALQNITRHFSSALPQKVPQLWQMLTGPLEHTTSSKNDSSSSAPTSASIESNSESSRSDKGPLKSCIGSVNSNAQSLECRSGSVESGSVVQEQSAKSLPVNQENSQEAVNWLQLMEVVVSALDSALVEQLGKQAGMLEPWLYHVNAAVRHMAARVLGALAVALPVTTLTQLVELVVPELSSLHCIARRRGAVEAIHCIIQKLGFDVVPYSVLLIVPLLGCMSDPDTSIRLTATQCFATLIRLLPLEGGIPDPPSMSDRMLKQKKREREFLERLLDPSKIANHSIPIPIHAELRSYQQSGVNWLAFLNQYKLHGILCDDMGLGKTLQSICILASDHYIKEKARVEASEGVGGSDLPPIQSLVVCPPTLTGHWVYEVQKFVDCKYLNPLHYTGPPVERYRLRKFIADHNLVVASYDIVRNDIDFFSLIKWNYVILDEGHVIKNSKTKSCRAIKQLTAQHRLILSGTPIQNNVLELWSLFDFLMPGFLGSERQFMACYSRPILLARDPKSSSRDQEAGVLAMEALHRQTLPFLLRRVKEDVLSDLPPKITQDYYCELSPLQEELYEDFARTQASQSISDTLRSSSRSWEDTSPSSKPQHTHIFQALQYLRKVCNHPKLVLKARHPEYERITAKLKSCNSSLSDISHAAKLPALKQLLLDCGIGTSGNGSNGDGVIVSQHRALIFCQLQGMLDIIEHDLLKAHLPSVTYLRLDGAVPAGARQSLVQRFNSDPSIDLLLLTTQVGGLGLNLTGADTVIFVEHDWNPMKDLQAMDRTHRIGQKRVVNVYRLVTQGTLEEKIMGLQKFKMMTANTVISQENSSLMSMGTSQLFDLFTLDSGKAGIGQESSSTASTKSHTLGLGAAGAKAVLESLPDLWDEDQYESEYDLDAFMSALKKPASS from the exons ATGTCCAccag ACTTGATCGGCTCTTTGTCTTGCTGGAGAATGGAGGCTCAGGAGTCACACGCGGGGCAGCAGCACAGCAGCTTGGGGAGGTGGTGCGTCTACACCCACAGGAGCTGTCTTCACTGCTCGGCCGTGTCCATGGCCTTCTGACATCCAAGTCATGGGACGTGAGGATAGCAGCAGGACTGGCAGTAGAGGCAATTGTCAGTAATGTGCCAGCATGGGATCCCTCCCCAGTGCCTTCCTCAG GAGTGTTGGGGGAAGACACTACTCGGGTCAACCCTCCTCGGCTTTCTCTCCATGCCTTCAGCATCAAGCGAGTTCTGGAGCGTGGTGCTGTGCTTATGGCGGCAGATGAGAGGCTCTTCACTGCCACACAGGACGAGAACACAC CCACAGACCCCAGCATGCGTCTGGCCCAGCAGCAGCGCCTGGTGAACCAGCGGCTTGGTCTGGATGTGGCTGAGgctgtgggtgtggatgtgcGTGGCATCGTGTCCCCTGATGATCTGACGTCAGGCGTGGAGCAGGATGGCTTGGGTGTGGTAACTGGCCAGGGGAAG GACTCTGTTCTGAGCATAGTGAGGAAGGAGATCAAGTCTGCACGGCTGATGCTCAGTTCACGGGAGCTGAATCGAGCGCGCAGGAAGGCAAAGCTGATGGCTCGGCAGAAGTCTGTTGACgtgtctgagtgt GTTGGAGAAGACGAACCAGAACCCAAGAGGCTGTGTGTGGAGGACACCATGGTGGCTGGGGGCAGTGATGATGAGGATCGCATGGTGGTGGATGAGGGCTCCCCAGGGCTGCCTGATGGG GGATGTGAGTGGCCTCTGGAAACTTTTTGTAACACTCTGGCAGCCGACCTGTTCAGCATGTCATGGGAGACTCGGCATGGTGTAGCCACAGCACTGCGGCACATCATTAGAGTGCAAGGCCGAGGGGCAGGAAGGGCCAAGTACCACACCAAACAGCAG ATGGAGAACAGTCACCAGGCGTGGTTGGAAGACATGGCAGTGCGgcttgtgtgtgtattagcACTGGACCGCTTTGGTGACTTTGTGTCAGACCAAGTGGTGGCGCCTGTGAGGGAGACATGTGCTCAGACTATTG GTAGCATATTGCACCTGATGAGTGAGGAGGGGGTGTATGGGGTGCTAGGTTTGCTGGAGGAAATGCTGTGCTGGCAGGGATGGGAGACCCGCCACGGGGGACTACTGGGACTCAAGTATCTCCTTGCTGTGAGGGAGGACTTACACACGTGCCTTCTGCCCCGCATCTATCCCCACATTTACAGAG GACTTCTAGATGAGATGGATGATGTAGTAGCAGTGGCAGCTTCATGTTTGGTCCCTGTGGCGGCCAGTGTGGTGGAGAAGTTAAAGGTTGAGACAGTAGGGTGTCTTGTTGCCACGCTTTGGGATGCTCTCTTGGATATTGATGACCTGACATCATCCACAAGCTCAGTGTTGATGCTGCTTGCCAGGCTGATGGCGCATCCAGTGGGACACGGCAG CTTGAAAAGTGACTTGAGCCAACTGGTGCCAAGACTGTGGCCTTTCCTCTACCACACAAGCAGCACCGTGCGAGGCTCAGCACTCAAGACTCTAGACACACTCACTGCATGCACTGATTGTACTGCCTCCACttccaccaataccaccaccacacagccacaGTCTTCTCCTAAGATAACCTCAGAGACTtgcactaccacaccaccagaGCCAAATGCtgccaccaacaacaccagcacctcagaacaaaaacagacagataccACCACAGAAGTGAAATCTGACGCCACTGCCACAGACAAAGAAAGGACTGCGGGTGATGCAGATGAGCCTCAGATAAAAAAGGAATGCGAGGATAAAAGTGAGATGTGCCAGTCGAGCCAAGACACTGGTGAGTCACCTAAGGAAGTGCCAAATGCAAACAAGAAAGAGTGTGTGGCAGTGAAAAGTGAGAATGGGATCAAAAGTGAAGAATGCAATAAGGACATGCAACCTGATATTACGGAAAATGACATGTCCctaagtggtggtagtgagaaAAAAGTCAAGTTTGAAGTGGTGACcaaagacgagaaggagaaagatcaGGAAAGATCAAGTGCTAAATGTAACTGGCTGCACCCAATCATCCAGCCTCTGCTCACACATGTCTACCAGCGAGCGTTACTAGAGGATGCCCATGAAAACCTTAGTCTTGTCTTCAAG ATATGGACACAGGTGTTGAGATGCATCCCCCTGGCACAGGTGCTGCCAGTGGTGTGTCCTCTGGTGGCCCAGTGGTTGTGTCTCTCCATGACCAGCCATAAGATGGCTATGGAACCCTCACTGCTGCTCCTGGCACACCACAACAAG TCAAGTGAAGGGCGCAAGGTGAGGATAGGGGGAGAGCCATCAGAGCGAATGGAGGCAAAATACTACCTGGGAGGCTGTGATCAACACAATGACGTGACGGAGAAGCTGCGTGTGGTGACGAGGGCAAGATGTGCTGCTGCCAGGTTGCTTG GGTCTTTGTCATGTGTTGTGAGCCAACCAATGCCAGGCCTAGAGTATCCCCCGGCTGAGGGTCCAATGGAGTGCTATGCCAAGCTCCTCGTGGCCCACCTTGCCTCCCGCTCAGCCCTCCAGCGCTTTGGGGCAGGCGCTGTGTCCAGGGCTTGGGCAGCCACCCAGCCCCCACACCCATGTCCACCTATACTCCAGCTGGCTCTGCAGACTTGCCTCACTGAAGTTGTGTATTATGATGAGATTGCTCTGTCCTTCACTAG GCTGCAGCAGGAGACTCAGGACTTTATGGCCATGCTGAGACACTACAAGCTGCCCCTTGATCCTGCTCTCTCTGCTGCTCCAGTACTCACTCTTGAACAG ATTCAGACATTGAGTGGTCAGACGGCTCTCAATCTCTTCTCGATGGGCCGCCTCCGTCCCAAGGTTCTGGCAACGCTGGAAGAGAGACGCAAGGCCATACAAAGCAGTGTGTCCCAAACATCCAGTGATCAACTTACTCTGGCCACCAC TACCCAGGCCATCATTGCTGGTGCTGTGGTGCAGTTTGAAGCTCTTCCTGCCAAGTTGAACCCTGTCATCAAGCCCCTTATGGATAGcatcaagaaagagaagaatgaacagCTACAG GGTGTGTCAGCTGAGGACCTCACCTGCCTGCTGGAGATGTGTGCTACACGGTCAAGTGGACCCAACCCAAAAATTGTCAAGAACTTGGCAAACTTTCTGTGTGTGGATCAAGAGTACACTCCACGAGTCATG GAAAGTGAAAGCCAGGACActgaccaccagcaccacatcttttctttgtcttcacaACTCAAG TCAACAGAACGTCAACTGTTACGGCGATCATCTTCACTATCTGGCCGGCCCCCCTGGCCGTCCCCCCGGCCAGTGCAAAGAAGGAGGATGCAGCTGACTTGTCAGAGACCATTTTGGAGAATGAG CTCCAGCATGCAGCAGAGG CAGCGGCGGGGTTGTACACTTGCTCTGCAAAACATCACTCGTCACTTCAGCTCAGCCCTTCCTCAAAAGGTGCCACAATTGTGGCAGATGCTGACTGGCCCACTGGAACACACCACTAGTTCCAAAAATGATAGCTCATCATCAGCTCCTACTAGTGCATCTATAGAATCCAATTCAGAGTCTTCAAGGTCTGATAAGGGACCATTAAAGTCTTGCATAGGATCTGTAAATTCCAATGCACAGTCCTTGGAGTGCAGGTCAGGGTCTGTGGAGAGTGGCTCAGTGGTTCAAGAACAAAGTGCCAAATCATTACCTGTGAATCAAGAGAATAGCCAGGAGGCTGTTAATTGGCTACAActcatggaggtggtggtgtcagcCCTGGACTCAGCTCTTGTGGAGCAG TTGGGGAAGCAGGCAGGAATGTTGGAACCATGGCTATACCATGTCAATGCAGCAGTGCGGCATATGGCTGCCCGTGTCCTTGGGGCCCTGGCAGTGGCTCTCCCTGTGACCACATTGACCCAACTAGTGGAACTTGTGGTCCCAGAACTGTCAAGCCTTCACTGCATTGCACGACGGAGAGGAGCTGTAGAGGCCATCCACTGCATTATCCAGAAACTTGGCTTTGATGTTGTGCCTTATAGTGTGCTGCTGATTGTGCctttgttag GGTGCATGAGTGACCCTGACACCAGTATTCGGCTCACTGCCACTCAGTGCTTTGCAACACTCATCCGTCTGCTGCCGCTTGAGGGGGGCATACCTGACCCACCTTCCATGAGTGACCGTATGctgaagcagaaaaagagagaaagggagttcCTGGAAAGGCTTTTGGACCCTTCCAAGATTGCAAACCACAGCATCCCTATTCCCATCCATGCTGAACTACGTAGTTACCAACAG AGTGGTGTGAACTGGCTGGCTTTCCTTAACCAGTACAAGCTTCATGGAATCCTGTGTGATGACATGGGCCTTGGTAAAACCCTGCAGTCCATCTGTATCCTTGCCAGTGATCATTACATTAAGGAGAAAGCCAGAGTG GAGGCGAGTGAAGGTGTTGGCGGGAGTGATCTTCCACCCATTCAGTCCCTGGTGGTGTGCCCGCCCACCCTCACCGGCCACTGGGTGTATGAAGTGCAGAAGTTTGTGGACTGCAAATACCTCAATCCTCTCCATTACACAGGGCCACCAGTGGAACGGTACAG gCTGCGAAAGTTCATCGCAGATCACAACTTGGTGGTTGCATCTTATGACATTGTGAGGAATGACATAgacttcttctccctcatcaAGTGGAACTATGTCATTCTTGATGAGGGACACGTTATCAAGAATAGCAAAACCAAG TCTTGCCGTGCCATCAAGCAGCTCACTGCACAGCACCGACTGATCCTGTCTGGCACTCCCATCCAAAACAACGTGCTGGAGCTGTGGTCTCTCTTTGACTTCCTGATGCCCGGGTTCCTGGGTAGTGAGCGGCAGTTCATGGCTTGTTACTCCCGGCCAATTCTACTTGCTCGAGATCCCAAAAGTTCCAGCCGAGACCAGGAGGCCGGGGTGTTGGCCATGGAGGCTCTGCACCGCCAGACACTGCCATTCCTCCTGCGTCGTGTGAAGGAGGATGTGCTGAGTGACCTTCCTCCTAAGATTACACAG GACTACTACTGTGAACTGAGTCCCCTGCAAGAAGAGCTGTATGAAGACTTTGCCCGCACCCAGGCCAGCCAGAGCATCAGTGACACCCTTCGCAGCTCCAGCCGTTCATGGGAGGACACCAGCCCGTCCTCCAAGCCACAACACACTCATATTTTCCAG GCTCTTCAGTACCTGAGAAAGGTGTGCAACCACCCCAAGCTGGTGTTGAAGGCTCGTCACCCAGAGTATGAGCGCATCACTGCCAAACTGAAATCCtgcaactcctctctctctgacatatcCCATGCAGCCAAACTTCCTGCATTGAA ACAGTTACTTCTGGACTGTGGCATTGGCACGAGTGGCAACGGCAGCAACGGTGATGGTGTCATTGTGTCTCAGCACCGAGCTCTTATTTTCTGCCAGCTGCAAGGCATGTTGGACATCATTGAGCATGACCTTCTCAA GGCTCATTTGCCAAGTGTCACTTACCTGCGGCTGGATGGGGCAGTGCCAGCAGGAGCACGGCAATCACTGGTTCAGCGTTTCAACAGTGACCCGTCCATTGACTTGCTGCTCCTCACCACGCAGGTCGGAGGGCTTGGTTTGAACCTGACTGGTGCTGACACA GTAATTTTTGTGGAGCACGACTGGAACCCCATGAAAGACCTGCAGGCAATGGACCGGACCCATCGCATTGGCCAGAAGCGAGTTGTCAATGTGTATCGCCTAGTGACACAAGGCACACTGGAGGAGAAGATCATGGG GCTCCAGAAGTTCAAGATGATGACTGCCAACACAGTGATAAGTCAGGAGAACTCCAGCCTCATGAGCATGGGAACCAGTCAG CTGTTTGATCTCTTCACTCTGGACTCGGGGAAGGCTGGCATTGGCCAGGAGTCATCCAGCACTGCCTCCACAAAGTCACACACACTGGGTCTTGGAGCAGCAGGAGCCAAGGCAGTGTTGGAGAGTCTGCCTGACCTCTGGGATGAAGATCAGTATGAGAGTGAATATGACTTGGATGCATTCATGTCTGCTCTTAAGAAACCTGCATCCAGCTAG
- the LOC135114850 gene encoding hornerin-like, which produces MTLLKMDTTMLVVMALLMAVVWADKAPQGPPLHHFSGQNSYDSGQIVAHPQVYSGSQHSIGVASSYGGGGIGHGHGGGGIGYGHGGGGIAHGHGGGYGAGGGGGYPHPDSLTYHSTSYQTHHVPVAVPYGDGGQRGKGKGKGKGGPFRQLNKMFEDAGKKLSKFVSDYIDYNVDDHHETTYSYAAPIHHAPAVHSYAPVHQGHSHGHQGYGQSDYYAYQAVPVPTYEEEEYDDYEESFGSKLAKGWKDAKDQVRKWEEEATKTIKGFFTQDYGSDGKGGKGSKGGKGGKGGDDSPDYIYYEVPAPYGKGNYASAASYSSQESGDKGHGDAGHDEVTEDHGGDGGDKGQGGGSYGGVTGGHGGDGGDKGKGFGGGHGGFGGHGGFGGKGGFGGKGGFGGKGGFGREKVKGGGGGGGGGGGGGGGHFIPAAPKPIVSHPVSSYGSPPTSYGAPPPSSSYDAPQISSYSSSSSSYSEPIGHGGHGGHGGHGGHGGHGGHGGHGGPIPVVPHNAGHHETSSYAS; this is translated from the exons ATGGACACAAcaatgctggtggtgatggcctTGCTGATGGCTGTGGTGTGGGCAGATAAGGCTCCTCAGGGTCCCCCACTGCACCACTTCTCAGGCCAAAACAGCTATGACTCTGGGCAAATTGTGGCACATCCTCAGGTGTACAGTGGATCCCAGCATAGCATTGGTGTTGCCTCAAgttatggaggtggtggtattggtcatggtcatggtggtggtggtattggttaTGGCCATGGGGGTGGTGGTATTGCCCATGGCCATGGCGGTGGTTATGGTgccggtggtggcggtgggtaCCCTCACCCAGACAGCCTGACCTACCACAGCACCAGCTACCAAACACACCATGTGCCAGTGGCCGTGCCGTACGGTGATGGTGGCCAGCGGGGAAAGGGCAAAGGCAAGGGCAAAGGTGGACCATTCAGGCAGCTCAATAAAATGTTTGAAGATGCTGGGAAGAAGCTTAGCAAGTTTG TGAGTGACTACATTGATTACAATGTAGATGACCATCATGAGACAACTTACTCCTATGCTGCACCCATCCACCACGCTCCTGCTGTTCACTCATATGCTCCGGTACACCAAGGCCACAGCCACGGCCACCAAGGCTACGGGCAGTCTGACTACTATGCCTACCAAGCCGTCCCTGTGCCTAcctatgaggaggaggagtatgatgACTATGAGGAATCCTTTGGCAGCAAGTTAGCAAAGGGGTGGAAGGATGCCAAGGACCAAGTTCgcaagtgggaggaggaagctaCCAAGACGATCAAGGGCTTCT TCACTCAAGATTATGGCAGCGatggcaagggaggcaagggaagcaagggaggcaaaggagggaaaggtggagaTGACAGCCCTGACTACATATACTATGAGGTCCCTGCACCGTACGGAAAGGGCAACTATGCCTCTGCAGCCTCCTACTCCAGCCAAGAGTCAGGCGACAAGGGTCATGGTGATGCTGGTCATGATGAGGTTACTGAAGaccatggtggtgatggaggcgaCAAGGGTCAAGGTGGCGGTAGTTATGGTGGGGTCACTGGAGGCCatggtggagatggaggtgacaaGGGCAAGGGCTTTGGTGGTGGTCATGGAGGATTTGGTGGTCATGGAGGATTTGGTGGCAAGGGAGGATTTGGTGGCAAGGGAGGATTTGGTGGCAAGGGAGGATTTGGCagagaaaaagtgaagggaggaggaggaggaggaggaggaggaggaggaggaggaggaggacacttcATCCCTGCAGCACCAAAGCCGATTGTGTCACATCCTGTGTCATCCTATGGTTCTCCTCCCACCTCATATGgggcaccaccaccttcctcatCCTATGATGCACCACAGatctcctcctactcatcctcctcatcttcctacaGCGAACCAATTGGACATGGAGGacatggtggtcatggtggtcatggtggacATGGAGGACATGGGGGacatggtggtcatggtggtcctATCCCTGTTGTTCCCCACAATGCAGGTCATCATGAAACATCGTCTTATGCCTCATAG